In the Arthrobacter sp. Soc17.1.1.1 genome, ACGCCCGATCCCGGGACGGCATGAGCGCCGCGGACCGGAAGGTCCTCGCGGGCACGATGGTCGGCACCACGATCGAGTGGTACGACTTCTTCATCTTCGCCCAGGCCGCCGGCATCGTCTTCGCGGCCCTGTACTTCGGTCCGCTCGAGGGTGAGAGCCCGGGCCTCGCCCAGCTCGTCTCCTGGGCCACCATCGGCATCAGCTTCTTCTTCCGGCCCCTCGGTGCCGTGATCGCCGGACGGCTCGGGGACAAGATCGGCCGGAAGGCGATGCTCGTCTTCACCCTCGTGATGATGGGGTCCGCCACCGCGCTGATCGGCCTGCTCCCCACCTACGCGCAGATCGGCGTCTGGGCACCCGTCCTGCTCATGCTCCTGCGCATCCTGCAGGGCTTCTCCGCCGGTGGCGAGTGGGGCGGCGCAGCACTCATGGCCGTCGAACACGCCCCCGTGGGCAAACGCGGCTTCTGGGGCGCCTACCCGCAGATCGGCGTCCCGGTCGGCATGATCCTCGCCACCCTCGTGCTGTTCCTGCTGCGCAGCTCCATGTCCCCGGAGGACTTCCTCGCCTGGGGCTGGCGCATCCCGTTCCTGCTCAGCGTGGTGCTGATCGTCGTCGGCTACTTCATCCGCGCCGCCGTCGCCGAGAGCCCCGTGTTCAAGCGCATGATCGAGCGGAAGCGCGACACCGCCACTCCCCTGCGCAACCTCCTGAAGACCAACAAGAAGCAGGTCATCCTCGCGGCGGTCATCTTCATCGGCAACAACGCCGCCGGCTACCTCGTGATCGCGTTCCTGTCCTCCTACGCCCAGCGGGCCCTCGGCATGCCGGCCGCACCCGTGCTCCTCGCGACGCTCCTGGCGTCCTTCGGCTGGCTCATCTTCACGCTCTACGGCGGCATCCTGTCCGACCGCATCGGCCGTGTGCGCACCTTCCAGATCGGCTACGCCCTCATCTTCGTCTGGATGATCCCGATGTTCATGCTGATCGACACCCGCAGCATCTGGGCCTACGGCATCGCCATCTTCGTCCTCACCATCGGGCTCGGGCTGTCCTACGGCCCCATGTCCGCGATGTACGCCGAGATGTTCCCCGCCAACGTCCGCTACTCGGGCATCGGCATCGGCTACGCCCTCGGTGCGATCCTCGGCGGCGCCTTCGCCCCGCTGATCGCCGAGGCCCTGCTCGCGCAGACGGGCTGGTCCGGGTCCATCGGCCTGTACATCATGGGCCTGTGCGTCATCTCCTTCATCGGCGTCACCCTGGTCAAGGAGACCAGGGGCGCACCCCTCGAGGCGGAGAAGGACGCCGTCGACTCCGGGGCTGGTCGCCTCTCCTGACCGTTCGGAGGTCCGCGGATGCCCACCGGCCACGTTCGCCGGTGGGCATCCGCGCCTCCCCGCGGTGCCCGCTATAGTGACTGACGTCGGGCGCACCAGGGCGCCGTGCCTGAAAAAGAGGCAATAAGGGCATCGCCCGAGGCACATACGGAACCCACCCATCCAGTCCTCCGGGTCGACCGTGTGCCACTGCCGCCGGGGACTTCGCCTGCAAGGACTTCCCGATGCCCACCGTCTCCGCCCGAATCGTCTCCGCGCTCCTGCCCGCCACCACCGAGGTCTTCGGCGTCATGGGCAACGGCAACGCGCACTTCCTCGACGCCGTCATGGCGGCGCCGTCGCTCCACTTCACCGCCGTGCGGCACGAGGCAGGGGCGGTCGCCGCAGCGGACGCCTACCACCGGGCCAGCGGCCGCCTCGCCGTCGCCACCACCACGTACGGCGCCGGGTTCACGAACGCCCTGACCCCGCTGGCCGAGGCCGTGCAGGCGGACATCCCCCTGGTGCTCGTGGTCGGCGACGCCCCCACCACGGGCATGCGCCCCTTCGACGTGGACCAGTGCCTCGTGGCCAAGGGGCTCGGCGCCACGACCTTCACGGTCTCAGCCGCGCAGCCCGGGGCTGCGGCGACGGCGGCGATCGAGCACGCCCTCCGCCACCGGGAGGCCGTGGTCCTCGCAATCCCCTACGACCTCGCCGCGGCCGACGCCCCGGACGAGGAACCCGCCGCGGCACCCACCCCCGCTCCGCTCGTGCACCCCTCCGCGGCGGACATCGAGCACGCTGCCGCCCTGCTCTCCACCGCCGAGCGGCCCCTGATCCTGGCCGGCCGCGGCGCCTGGCTGAGCGGTGCCGGCGACGCGGCGGCACGCCTCGCCGGCCGTCTCGGCGCCCTCACCGCCACCTCCGGCCTCGGCGCGGGATTCTTCGGGGACGATCCGGCCGCCCTCGGGATCGCCGGCGGGTGGGCGTCCGAGCGCACGGCACAGCTGATCGAACAGGCCGACGTCGTCCTGGTGCTCGGTGCGCGGCTCAACCAGTTCACGATGCGCTTCGGCCACTCCTTCCACCCCGGGGCCCGTGTCATCCAGGCCGACCTCACCGCCGGTCCCACCTCACCCGCGGTCACCGACTTCCTCCACGCCGATGCGCGCCTCACCGCGGAAGCCCTCCTCGCCGCCGTCGGGCCCCGTACGGATGCCGCGAGGTGGAGCGACACGGCCGCCGAGGCCGCCCTGAACGCCCACGATGCCCGCGAGGACGGCGACGCCGCCGCACCCGACGGCCGCCTCGACCCGCGGAGCCTGTGCCGGGCGCTCGACCGGATGCTGCCTGCCGACCGGACGATCGTGCAGGACGGCGGCCACTTCATCGGCTGGGCCCCCGGCTACCTCCGTGTCCCTGCGCCGAACCGCCTGCTCATGGTCGGCACGGCGTACCAGACCATCGGCCTCGGCTTCCCCAGCGCGGTGGGTGCTGCCCGGGCCCTGCCGGACTCCACCGTGGTCCTGTGCACGGGCGACGGCGGTGCGCTCATGGCCCTCGCGGATCTCGACTCGTTCATCAGGACGGCACGCCGGGCCGTCATCGTGGTCTTCAACGACGCCGCCTACGGCGCGGAGATCCACCAGTACGCCGTCCGCGGCATCGACTCCGGCCCCATGATGATCGACGAGGTGGACTTCGCCGCCGTCGCGGCGGCCTTCGGCGCGCGGTCCGCCACGATCGCCGCGCTCGAGGACCTCACCGCCGTCGAGGGCTGGCTGGACTCCGACGAGGACGGCGTCCTGCTGCTCGACTGCAAGATCTCGCAGCAGGTCGTGGCTCCGTACATGCAGGAGATCGTGGCAGTGGCGACCGGCCGACGGTGAGGCGGGGAGCCGTCCCCGTCAAGGGGATCCCCGCGGCACCGGGGTGCGCTCCGCCGGAGACCCCGCGGCAGGCCCCGCGGTTATAGTGGCCGGACCAGGAGCCGGCACGGCTGCCGGCCCCGCCCACGAACCTCTCCCGAGGAGCCCCATGACCGACGAGACCACCCCGACCACCCGGACCACCGGCGCGCAGCCGCCGGACGCCGGGGCGAAGACCGTCCTGGTCGCCGGAGCCGGCGGGGTCATCGGCCGCCATGTCGCGGACGAGTACGCCCGGCGCGGCGCACAGGTGCGGGGGCTGAGCCGGCGCCCCGTCGCCGGCTCAGGGTGGGACCACCTACCCGTGGACCTGCTCGACCGGGAGGCGGCGCGTGCCGGGCTCGAGGCCGCCCGGAACACCACGCACCTGGTGTTCGCCGCGTACATCGAACGGGACACCACCGCCGAGCAGATCGAGGTCAACTCCGCCCTGCTGACGAACACCCTGGATGGCCTCGCCGACGCCGGCGCGCCGCTGACGCACGTCACCCTCTACCAGGGCGGCAAGGCCTACGGCGCGCACCTGGGCTACTTCAACACCCCCGCCAGGGAACGCGACGCGCGACTGATCCAGCCGAACTTCTACTACGACCAGGAGGACATCCTCCGCGCCGCCGGCGCCGAGCGCGGCTTCCACGCCACGATGCTGCGCCCCGAGGGCGTGGTCGGCTACGCCGTCGGCAATCCCATGAACATCCTGATGGTCATCGCCGTCTATGCGAGCATCTGCCGTGAGCTGGGCCAGCCGCTGCGCTTCCCCGGCACCCACGCCGCCTACGACGCCCTGTACCAGGTGACCGACGCCTCGCTGCTGGCCCGCGCCACGGTCTGGGCCGGCGCGGAGCCGCGTGCCGCCGACGAGGTCTACAACATCACCAACGGGGACCAGCTCCGCTGGCGGCACCTGTGGCCGGTGTTCGCCCGCCACTTCGGGATGGACTACGCCGAGCCGCAGCCGGTCCCGCTGGCCGAGGCGATGCCGCACCACGCGGCGCTCTGGCAGGGCATGGTGACGAAGTACGGCCTCGTGCCCACACCCTTCGAGGACCTCGCCGGCTGGGCCTTCGGCGATTTCCTCTTCCGCTCGGGCTTCGACAACGTCACCTCCACCATCAAGGCCCGGCAGCACGGCTTCGGCGACTGCCTGGACACGGAGGACCGGTTCCTCGAGCTCTTCGACCAGCTCGCGGCCGCAAGGATCATCCCGCCGCTGGGCTGAGGGCGCTGCAGCCACTGGCCAACGTCCCCCGGGGATGGTTCACTGCAGAGACTGCCACTGCCACCTCCGACGGAAGCGAGCCCGGGGTGACGACCCTTCCTGCGAGCCCCGCTCCCGAGGGCCCGGATGCCCCGCCGGACGCCGTGCGGGGGCGGTCCGGCCGGCTCGTGGCCGGGGCGCTGGCCGCCGGGTTCCTCGCGGCGCTCCTGCTGGCGGCGGCTCCCGTCCTCCCCGCGACGGAGAGCGGCGTGACCGGCGGCCTCCTGCTGGGGTTCGCACTCGGATGGGCCCTCCTGGCGGTGCTGTCGGGCTTCACGGACCAGCCGCAGCGGTGGGCCGCAGCTCCCGCACTGTTCCTGGGCTCGGGTGGCCTGCTCCTGGTGGTGTTCGGGGCCCCGATGCAGGAGGCGCTCGCCTGGGTGTGGCCTCCCGCCCTGCTGGTGCTGGTGGTCTGGATGGTCGTCAGGATCCGTTCGGCAACAGGCCGGAGCACACGGGCGCTGCTCTATCCCGTGCTCGCGCTGCTCGTCGTGGCCGCACTCGCCGGCGGGCACGAGACCGTCCGTGCAGCCGTCAGCGCGGGAGCCACCCCGGGGCACGGGCGCCTGATCGACGTCGGCAGTCACCGCCTGTACCTCGACTGCACGGGCGAGGGCAGCCCCACCGTGGTGATCGAGCCGGGTGCGGGCCTGGCGTCGTCGGACCTCGACCTGATCGCACCGACCGTCGCCCGGGACACCCGGGTCTGCGTCTACGACCGGGCGGGGCACGGATGGAGCGAGCCGGCAGCCGCCCCGCAGGACGCCGCACGGATCGCCGCCGATCTGCACACGCTCCTGGAGCGTGCCCACGAGCCGGGACCGTACGTGATCGCCGGCCACTCCTTCGGCGGCCTCTACGCGCTCACCTTCGCCGGCCGGTACCCCGGGGACGTCGCCGGGGTGGTGCTGGTGGACTCGACCGCACCGGCAGCCGGCCCCACGTCCGATCCGGAGCCCGGCGTCGCGGCACCCGGGCGCCCCGACGACACAGCCTCCCGCCTCTCCGCGCTGGTCGGCGCGGCAGGACGGCTCGGCGTCGGCGCGCTGCTCGGCATGGAGTCAGGTGACCACCTGCGGAGCAGCGTGGACGAGTACCTCGTCGCGGCGTCGTCGGTGGAGCAGGCCGGCAGGCTGGAGACCTTCGGGGACCGGCCCCTGGTGGTCCTGACGGCCGGCAGCGGTACAAGACCCGGCTGGACCGACGCCCAGGACGCCCTCGCCACCCTGTCGTCGAACACGCTCCACCGCACCGTCGTCGGGGCGACCCACGGATCCCTGCTGGACGACGAGCGGCACGCCGCCGAGACCGCCGGAGGGATCCTCGACGCCGTCTCCGCGGCGCGGACCGGGAACCCGTTCCCGCCGGGGCGCCGGTGAACCCCCGGCGCCGGCCGGGCGTCCGCCGGGTCGAGCCGGCGGCTCAGCCTCCGCTCCGGTCCCGGTCCGCCGCTGCGAGGCGGGCACCGACATCCCGCACGGCCGTGTGGAGCGGCTCGGGACCCATCACGGTGAACGGCGCGCCGAAGCGGACCACCGACGCGAGGACCCCGTCCCACGACCAGGAGCCGATGCTCACCCGGCAGGAGCCGTCGGCGAGCTCCTCGACCATGCCGTCGCCCGCGAACGGTGCAACCTCCCGCAACGGCAGCTCGATGACGACCTCACCCACGCACGGCCACCGGTCGACGGTGTCCGAGCCCTTGAGCCGGGCGGACAGATACGTGCGGGCGTCGGCGGCCGGGAGTTCCCGTGGCGTGAACACGGCCCCGGTCGGTGTGCGCGGGGACATCCGGTCGAGGCGGTAGATGCGCCAGTCGTCGCGGTCGAGGTCCCAGCCGATGACGTACCAGCGGCCGTGCCGGGCCACGATCGCGTGCGGCTGGCACCGCCGCGGTTCGCCCTCGCGGTCGTCGAACCGCAGTGTCCGGTGCTCCCGCACGGCGGCGGTGACCGCTTCGAGGACCGCCGGATCCACCCGGAGCCCCGCCGTGTCCACGCCGCTGAACCGGATGCCGTCGATGCGGTGCCGCAGCCGCGAGGGCATGACCTGCCGGATCGCGGCCAGCGCCCGCTCGGCGGCCACGTCGAGGTCCACGCCGGAGGCGGGCGCGTTCTGCAGGGCGACGGCGACCGCGACGGCCTGGTCGTCGTCGAACAGCAGGGGTGGCAGGTCCGATCCGGCCGCCATCCGGTAGCCGCCGTCGGGCCCCTTGACCGCGCGGATGCTGTAGCCGAGCTCCCGCAGCCGGTCGACGTCACGGCGGACCGTCCGCGGCGTCACGCCCAGGCGCTCGGCGAGCACGCTCCCGGGCCAGACACGCTGTGCCTGCAGGACGGAGAGCAGCGCCAGCAGTCGTGCGGAACTTCCGGTCATGTCCCTCAGTATGCGTGCAGTAGAGGACCGTTCCTGACCTCTACTGCACGCAGAGTGGTTCCTGGCCGGCATCCCCGCCGATCGACCACCAGGGAAAGAGCGCACCACATGAGCATCAAGACCACCACGCACCTGAACTTCCGCGGCACCGCACGCCAGGCCCTCCACTTCTACCAGGGCGTGTTCGGCGGCCGCCTCGATCTGGCCACCTACGGGGACTTCGGGATGCCGCAGGATGCACCCGGCTCCGACAGGGTGGTCTTCGGGCAGCTCGAGAACGAGGACGGGTTCCGCGTCATGGCGTACGACGTGCCGGGACAGGACGCCGATCCGGCGGCGACCGCCGGCACCACCCGCCGCGAGCACGGGACCACCGTCACCGACCGCACCTTCTTCCAGTCCGTGCGGGCCGGCAGCCTCGAGGAGGTCACCGCCTACTGGGACGCCCTCGCCGACGGCGCCACCGTGGTCGAACCGCTCGCCGCCTCGGCATGGACACCGGGGTTCGGGATGCTCACCGACCGCTTCGGCGTGACGTGGGTCCTCGACGTCGACCCCGCGGGCGGAGTCACGGACCGAGTCTGACGTCGTCGCCCTGGAGGGCGGCCCGGAAACCGTCGCCCTGCACGGTGACGTCCCGGAGCACCAGGCCCTCGGGCAGGCCCTCGATCTCGTGCTCGATGGTCACGAGGCTCCGCACGACGGCGGCGGTGGGCCCGGACAGGAAGTCCGGCCCGCCGACGTCGATCGACTGCGGCTCCATCACGAGCCGTCCCGCCTCGACCTCGACCGTGCCCGTGGCGGTGACGCGCACATCGCGCCCCAGCGTCTCGACGGTGCGGACCACGGTCGCCTGGCCGCCGTCCGCGGCGCGGACCTCCGCGCCGCCGCCGAGTTCGCCGGCCACGACGTCGAACGGCACGGTCGCGTCCACGGAGAGCCGGGCGGCCACCAGCCCGTCGGGCCCCGTGACCACGTCCTGTCCGACGGCGCGGACGTCGCGGAGCGTGGAGCCCTCGGACACCACCGTCCCGGCGTCCAGCGTCAGATCCCCCAGCCACACCTCGTCCGCGCGCAGCTCCGCGGGGGCCTCCGTGTCCGGCGCGGCGCCGGGCGTCGACGGCGCCGGCCCGGCGCCGCCGTCGCCGGCCGGGTCACTCACCGCCCACCAGAGGATCACCACGGCGACCGCCAGGAGGAGGAGCATCCCCAGGGCCCCGATCAGCCAGTCCTTCGCGCGCGTCCACCTCATCAGGACAGTCTGACGGCTCACCGCCCCGGGCGGTCGCTCCGACACCGGCGCCGTCGGCCGGAGGTGCGCCGTCCTGGCGGTCCGGCCCCTCTGGTCACCGGTCGTCCAGGCGGCTATCGTCGTTCGTCCGAGGCCGCAGGGCACTGGCGGGGCCGGCCGGGAGGGAACATCATGAGGATGCTGCTCGTGACCGCGGGATCCCGCGGAGATGTCGAGCCGTTCGCGGTCCTCGCGCGGCAGGCGCAGGCCGCGGGCCATGCAGTGCGCCTGATGCTTCCGGACAACTCGGGGGTCGATGTGGCCGGGCTCGCTACGGTGAGCCTCGGGGTCGACTACTCGGGGCTGATCCAGCAGCAGGGCGTCTCCCTCGCGGCGGTCCTCCGCTCGTACCGTTCGGTGGTGCGGCCGGCGATGCGCCAGGTGCTCATCGGGTCGGCGCGGGCCGCGCTCGACGTCGTCCCGGACGTGCTGGTCGCCCACCCGAAGATCCTGTCGGCTCCGCTGATCGCGGGCGGCCTCGGCATCCCGTTCGTCTGGGTCGAGCTGGTCCCCGTGATGACGCCGACGGCGGCGTTCCCGGCGGCGGGGACCATCACGCGGAACCTCGGCCCGTTCAACCGGCTCACCTATCAGGTAGCGGCGGGCGGCGCGGCCATGTTCCGGCAGGACCTGTCCGATGTGGCGAGGATGGTCGGTGGGCAGGGCTCGGCCCGTCCCCCGGCCTCGGCGACGCTCATGCCCATCAGCCCCGCGATCCTGCCGCGGCCTGCGGACTGGCCGCCTAGTGTCCACCTGACCGGTCCGTGGCGGGCGGCGGCAGCGGGCGTGATGCCCGACGAGGTGTCCGGCTTCATCTCCGAGGGCGGTTTCGTGTACGCGGGGTTCGGCTCCATGGCGGCCGGCGACCCGGTCGCCCGGGCACGGGAGGTGATTGGCGGTATCCGCGCCGCCGGGTCCCGCGCGCTGCTCGCCACGGGCCTCGGCGGGCTGGCACTACCGCCCGACGTCGCCGGCGCCGATGTGCTGGTCACGACGTCGGTACCCCACGACGCCGTCCTGCCGCGGGCCGAAGCGGCCGTCCACCACGGGGGCATCGGGACGGTCCAGGCGGCGACGGCGGCCGGCACCGTCTCGGTGGTGGTGCCGTTCATCGCGGACCAGCCCTTCTGGGGCGCGAGGCTGCACGCCGACGGCCTCGGTCCCGCGCCGATCCGACGGCGCGCACTGACGTCACCCCGTCTTGCGGACGCCCTCGGGCAGGTCGGTCAGTACCGACCTGCCGTGCGCGAGGCGGCCCGTGCCATGGCGGCCGAGGACGGGCCGGCCGCCGCCCTGGCTGTCCTGGAAGGCCTGCACCGCTGACGACGTGCTGCGCCGCCCCTCAGCCGCGGGGCCGCAGGTCGTAGATCCGCCGGAGCTTCCCGCTGGAGCGCACCAGCGAGCCCTGCTCCACCACGGCGACGGCGCACGTGGAGCCGATGTGCGTCTTGATCAGGTGCCGGAGCTCCTCGGCGGCCGCGGCGGCGTCGGCCGCGCTGACGCCCTCCCGCGGCTCCACCCGGACGGTCAGCTGGTCCATCCGCTGCCCGTCCGGCCGGGTCAGTTCGAGCTGGAAGTGCGGGCTCAGGGCCGGGATGCCGAGTGCCAGCTCCTCCACCTGCGTGGGGAAGAGGTTCACGCCGCGCACGATCACCATGTCGTCGCTGCGCCCGGTGATGCGCTCCATACGGCGCATGCCGGGGCGGGCGGTGCCGGGCAGCAGGCGCGTGAGGTCGTGGGTGCGGTACCGGATGATGGGCAGAGCCTCCTTCGTCAGGGACGTGAAGACGAGCTCGCCCGCCGTGCCGTCGTCCAGCACCTTCTCGGTGAACGGGTCGATGATCTCGGGGCGGAAGTGGTCCTCCCAGACATGCGATCCGTCCTTGGACTCCACGCACTCGCCCGCGACGCCCGGGCCCATGACCTCGGACAGGCCGTAGATGTCGCACGCGTCGAAGCCCATGCGCCCCTCGAGTTCCTGCCGCATGCCCTCCGTCCACGGTTCGGCGCCGAGGACGCCTGTCTTCAGCGTTGTGGAGGACGGGTCGATGCCGGCCGCGGCCATGGTGTCGAGGATGGTCAGCAGGTACGTCGGCGTGGCGAGGATTGCGTCGGGCTCGAAGTCCCGGATGAGCTGGACCTGCCGCTCGGTCTGGCCGCCGGAGATCGGGATGACGGTGCAGCCGAGGCGTTCCGCGCCGGCATGCGCGCCGAGGCCGCCCGTGAACAGGCCGTACCCGTAGGCGTTGTGGACCTTCCACCCGGCCTTCACCCCGGAGGCGCGCAGCGATCGGGCCACCAGCGAGGCCCACCGGTCGAGGTCGCCGGCGGTGTACCCGACGACGGTCGGCTGGCCCGTGGTGCCGGACGACGCGTGGACGCGCGCCACCTGTGACTGCGGCACCGCGAACATGCCGAACGGGTAGGTGCTGCGCAGGTCCTCCTTGGTGGTGAAGGGGAACTTCGCCAGGTCCGTCAGCTCGCGGAGGTCGTCCGGGTGCACCCCGGCGGCGTCGAACTTCCGCCGGTACAGGGGCACGTTCGCGTAGGCGTGCGCGAGCGTGGCCCGCAGCCGCTCGAGCTGCACCGATTCGAGGTGGTCGCGCGACCACGTCTCCTCCGCGTCGAGCGTGGCGGGGTCCGCGGCCGAGGCCCGGAGGGGAAGGGTGGTCATGACTGCTCCTTCGCAGGGTGGATCAGGGGACGGGGGATGCCGCGGGCCGGCATCAGAGGACGGAGCCGACGGCGCGGGCCGCCTCGGCCACGCGGGCGCCGATCTCCTCGACGGGCCGGTCGCTGCGGAGATAGACGACGGCGAGGGCTGCGGGGAGCTGTCCGCGCACGGCGATGGGGGCCGCCACGGAACCCACGCCCGGGATGACCTCGTCGCGGCTCACCGCGTACCCGGCGGCGGCAGCGGCCCTCGACGCCTCCCGGTACGGCTCCCCCGGAGCGAGGCGTTCCCAGCGCGCCTCGGTCAGGGCGGACTGGATGGCGATGCCCGGCGCCCCGGCGTCGAACCGGTGACGGGTGCCCGGCCGCTGCACGAGCGTCCCCTCGCCGTGCGGCGGCTCCACGGCGACGAGGGTGACGCAGTGGCTCCGGTCCCACACGGCGATGAAGGCGGTCATCTGCAGCTCGGCCGCTACCGCCGTGAGGACCGGCAGGGCCGCCGTCTGCAGCCTCGGCGCCACGCCCCGGGCCAGGCTCGCGAGGCCGGGGCCGGGCTGGAACCGCCCGCCCGCGTCACGGACCACCAGGGAGTGCTCCTCGAGCGTCCGCAGGATCCGGTAGGCGATCGATCGGTGGACGCCCAGCGCCTCGGCGATCTCCGCCGTCGTCCGCCCCTCCGGCCCCTCGGCGAGGATCTCCAGCGTGCGGAGCCCGCGCGAGAGCGTCTGCGAGGCGGGAGCCGCCGTCGTCGTCCCCTCCGCCGCACCCATCTCAGGCGAACGCCCGCCCGGCAGCCCGGCCGGAGCCCGCCAGCAGCGGGGCGAAGAAGGCGGCAAGGCCCGCGGTGTCCGCCAGGGGCAGCACGTGCGCCACGTACTGGTCCGGGCGGACGACGACGACGGCCCCGGCCCGGTCGATACCGCGCAGGTCGAAGATGTCGGCGGAGGGATCCGCCGCGTACACCTTCTCGTAGTCGGTGAGCCCGAAGGGGCCGGTGGCGGGCTTGAACTCCGGCGGCACGCGCCCGATGTCCACCCGGGTGTGGTCCTGCTGGTAGATCACCTTCACGTCGAACCACGCATCACGGTCGGCGCCCTCCGGCGTCGCGGCGAGCGGCGAGTCCGGGGAGCTCCCGATCCACGCGGCGAAGTCCGTGACGCCCGACGCCGCTCCCGGCTCGGCCGAGTCGGCGAAGACGTAGATGCGCCAGCGCCCGTCGGCCGTCGCATGGTGGCCGAGGTGCAGGGGGACGCCGTCGCACACCCGGACCACCGGCGCGGATTTGAAACGCTTGCCGATCGGGAACCCGCCGGCCAGGTCCTGGTGCGCGGGCTCGGCGACGAGCAGGGACGGCGCGTACTGGGTCCGGAAGCCGGCGGGGAACTCGGCGGTGCTGACGTAGAAGTCCTCGAGCTCGGACGGGTCGGCAAAGTCCTCGGGCTTCCGGGCCATGAGCGCCGACCACTCCTTGTCGAACTCGATGAGGTCCTTCGCCACCACCTGGCGCTCCGCGGAGTACGTGGCCAGCAGGGACTCGGGGCTACGCCCCTCGAGCACGTGGCCGAGCTTCCAGCCGAGGTTGAAGCCGTCCTGCATGGACACGTTCATGCCCTGGCCGGCCTTGGCGCTGTGCGTGTGGCAGGCGTCGCCGGTGATGAAGACGCGCGGTGTGCGGCGGCCGAGCTGTTCCGGCAGGACGTCGTCGAACCGGTCGGTGAGGCGGTGGCCCACCTCGTACACGCTGTGCCAGGCGACGTTCCGCACGTCGAGGGTGTAGGGGCTGAGGATGGTGTTGGCCTTCGCGATGATCTCGGCGATGGTGGTGCTGCGGATGGCCCCCTTGGTCGCGGGATCCACGTCGCCGAGGTCCACGTACATGCGGAACAGGTGCCCGCCCTCCCGCGGGATCAGGAGGATGCTGCCGCCGGACCCCGACTGGATGGCGCACTTGCGGCGGATGTCGGGGAAATCGGTGACGGCGACCGCGTCCATGACGCCCCACGCGTGGTTGGCCTGGTCACCCGTGAGGCTGCAGCCGATGGCCTGGCGGACCTTGCTGCGGGCGCCGTCGGCCCCGACCACGTACCGGGCGCGGACGGTGCGCTGCTCGCCCTCGCGGTCTCCGGCCGTGCGCACGAGGGTGACGGCGACGGGGTACTCCTGCGCGTCGTCGACCTCGAGTCCGGCGAACTCGAAGCCGTAGTCGGGCTCCATGCGGGTGGGCGAGTTCTTCATGAACTCGCCGAAGTAGTCGAGCACACGCGCCTGGTTGACGATCAGGTGGGGGAACTCGCTGATGCCGGTCTCGTCGTCCTCGGGGCGCGCGGTGCGGATGATGCGGGAGGAATCTGCCGGGTCCGGCTTCCAGAAGGCCATCTCGACGATCCGGTACGCCTCCTCGGTGATGCGCTGGGCGAAGCCGAACGCCTGGAACGTCTCGACGCTGCGGGCCTGGATGCCGTCGGCCTGGCCGATGGGCAGCCGGCCCGGCCGGCGCTCCACGATCCGCGTGGTGATGCCCGGGAACTGCGAGAGCTGCGCGGCGGTGATCATGCCGGCAGGTCCGGTGCCGA is a window encoding:
- a CDS encoding LmeA family phospholipid-binding protein; this translates as MRWTRAKDWLIGALGMLLLLAVAVVILWWAVSDPAGDGGAGPAPSTPGAAPDTEAPAELRADEVWLGDLTLDAGTVVSEGSTLRDVRAVGQDVVTGPDGLVAARLSVDATVPFDVVAGELGGGAEVRAADGGQATVVRTVETLGRDVRVTATGTVEVEAGRLVMEPQSIDVGGPDFLSGPTAAVVRSLVTIEHEIEGLPEGLVLRDVTVQGDGFRAALQGDDVRLGP
- a CDS encoding glycosyltransferase codes for the protein MRMLLVTAGSRGDVEPFAVLARQAQAAGHAVRLMLPDNSGVDVAGLATVSLGVDYSGLIQQQGVSLAAVLRSYRSVVRPAMRQVLIGSARAALDVVPDVLVAHPKILSAPLIAGGLGIPFVWVELVPVMTPTAAFPAAGTITRNLGPFNRLTYQVAAGGAAMFRQDLSDVARMVGGQGSARPPASATLMPISPAILPRPADWPPSVHLTGPWRAAAAGVMPDEVSGFISEGGFVYAGFGSMAAGDPVARAREVIGGIRAAGSRALLATGLGGLALPPDVAGADVLVTTSVPHDAVLPRAEAAVHHGGIGTVQAATAAGTVSVVVPFIADQPFWGARLHADGLGPAPIRRRALTSPRLADALGQVGQYRPAVREAARAMAAEDGPAAALAVLEGLHR
- the paaK gene encoding phenylacetate--CoA ligase PaaK, coding for MTTLPLRASAADPATLDAEETWSRDHLESVQLERLRATLAHAYANVPLYRRKFDAAGVHPDDLRELTDLAKFPFTTKEDLRSTYPFGMFAVPQSQVARVHASSGTTGQPTVVGYTAGDLDRWASLVARSLRASGVKAGWKVHNAYGYGLFTGGLGAHAGAERLGCTVIPISGGQTERQVQLIRDFEPDAILATPTYLLTILDTMAAAGIDPSSTTLKTGVLGAEPWTEGMRQELEGRMGFDACDIYGLSEVMGPGVAGECVESKDGSHVWEDHFRPEIIDPFTEKVLDDGTAGELVFTSLTKEALPIIRYRTHDLTRLLPGTARPGMRRMERITGRSDDMVIVRGVNLFPTQVEELALGIPALSPHFQLELTRPDGQRMDQLTVRVEPREGVSAADAAAAAEELRHLIKTHIGSTCAVAVVEQGSLVRSSGKLRRIYDLRPRG
- a CDS encoding IclR family transcriptional regulator; its protein translation is MGAAEGTTTAAPASQTLSRGLRTLEILAEGPEGRTTAEIAEALGVHRSIAYRILRTLEEHSLVVRDAGGRFQPGPGLASLARGVAPRLQTAALPVLTAVAAELQMTAFIAVWDRSHCVTLVAVEPPHGEGTLVQRPGTRHRFDAGAPGIAIQSALTEARWERLAPGEPYREASRAAAAAGYAVSRDEVIPGVGSVAAPIAVRGQLPAALAVVYLRSDRPVEEIGARVAEAARAVGSVL
- a CDS encoding FAD-binding monooxygenase, which produces MQFHHHGYVSGDPRVQPAAGVGLDRPEELPDEVDVLIIGTGPAGMITAAQLSQFPGITTRIVERRPGRLPIGQADGIQARSVETFQAFGFAQRITEEAYRIVEMAFWKPDPADSSRIIRTARPEDDETGISEFPHLIVNQARVLDYFGEFMKNSPTRMEPDYGFEFAGLEVDDAQEYPVAVTLVRTAGDREGEQRTVRARYVVGADGARSKVRQAIGCSLTGDQANHAWGVMDAVAVTDFPDIRRKCAIQSGSGGSILLIPREGGHLFRMYVDLGDVDPATKGAIRSTTIAEIIAKANTILSPYTLDVRNVAWHSVYEVGHRLTDRFDDVLPEQLGRRTPRVFITGDACHTHSAKAGQGMNVSMQDGFNLGWKLGHVLEGRSPESLLATYSAERQVVAKDLIEFDKEWSALMARKPEDFADPSELEDFYVSTAEFPAGFRTQYAPSLLVAEPAHQDLAGGFPIGKRFKSAPVVRVCDGVPLHLGHHATADGRWRIYVFADSAEPGAASGVTDFAAWIGSSPDSPLAATPEGADRDAWFDVKVIYQQDHTRVDIGRVPPEFKPATGPFGLTDYEKVYAADPSADIFDLRGIDRAGAVVVVRPDQYVAHVLPLADTAGLAAFFAPLLAGSGRAAGRAFA